A window of Variovorax paradoxus EPS genomic DNA:
CGCCGGGCAATGCAACGCGGCCAGCTTGCGCCTTCTTCCGACATGGGTTCTCGAAAACTGTATATTCATACAGTATTTTCCAGCTCAGCAAAACCGTGGATATCCAGCGCAAACTCGCCATCCTTGCGGACGCCGCCAAGTACGACGCCTCGTGCGCGTCCAGCGGCTCGCAGCCGCGCGACTCGCTCGGCGGCCGCGGCATCGGTTCGACCGAGGGCGCCGGCATCTGCCACAGCTACGCGCCCGACGGCCGCTGCATCTCGCTCCTGAAGGTGCTGCTTACCAACCACTGCCAGTACGACTGCCTCTATTGCGTCAACCGCGCGTCGAGCAATGTGCCGCGCGCGCGTTTCCGCGTCGAGGAAGTGGTGCAGCTCACGCTCGACTTCTACCGCCGCAACTGCATCGAAGGCCTGTTTCTCTCCAGCGGGATCATCAAGTCGCCCGACCACACGATGGAGCAGGTGGTCGAGGTGGCGCGCCAGCTGCGCGAAGACCACGACTTTCGCGGCTACATCCACCTGAAGACCATTCCCGACGCCAGCGACGAACTCATCGCCCGCGCCGGTCGTTATGCCGACCGGCTCAGCATCAATGTCGAGATGCCCACCACCGAAGGCCTGCAGGCGCTCGCGCCCGAGAAGGACGAGAGCGCGATCCGCCGTTCGATGGCGCGGCTGCGGCTGCGCATCGACGACACGCGCGAGGAGGCGCGCCGCGTGGTGCCGATCCGCGCGCTTCCCGGTGCGGCGCCCACCGCCGCGAAGCCGCCGCCCTTCGCGCCCGCGGGCCAGAGCACGCAGATGATCGTGGGCGCCGACGCCACCGACGACCGCCACATCCTCGCCGCGAGCGCCACGCTCTACGGCGCCTACAAGTTGAAGCGCGTCTATTACTCGGCCTTCAGCCCCATCCCCGATGCGGCGCGCGCGCTGCCGCTGGTCGCGCCGCCGCTCATGCGCGAGCACCGGCTCTACCAGGCCGACTGGCTCATGCGCTTCTACGGCTTCGAGCACCAGGAAATCGTGGCCGCGCCCGATGGCCTGCTGCGGCTCGACGTCGATCCCAAGATGGCCTGGGCGCTCGCGCATGCCGAGCGTTTTCCGGTCGACCTGAACCACGCGCCGCGCGAGATGCTGCTGCGCGTGCCGGGCCTGGGCGTGAAGGCGGTCGAGCGGCTGCTGCAGGCGCGGCGCGTGCGCCGGGTGCGCGCGGACGACCTGCGGCGGCTGCATGTGCCGGCGCGCAAGGTGCTGCCGTTCGTGGTGGCGGATGGGCACCGGCCCGCGGCGGGTGCGATGGCGGCGGCGGTACCGGCGCCTGCCGCGCAACCGACGCAAGCCGCATTGTTCTGAGCGGGCCTCCGATGCACGTGCGGCTCGACAACCCGATCGATCTCGACGCCTTCCGCCATCACGCGCGGCAACTGCTGGCCGGGGGCGTTCCGCCGGAGCAGGTCGAATGGAATGGGGAGCGGGTTGCCGGTCTGTTCGACGAGACGAACGACGCAGCGCCAACACCGCTCATCGCGGGCGCGCCGCATGCCGTGCCCGCCGCCTTCGTCGCGCTGTGCGGCGACGTCATCCTGCATCGCGACCCGCAGCGCTTCGCCCTGATGTACCGCCTGCTGTGGCGCCTCGCGCACGAGCCCTCGCTGCGGCACGACCCGCTCGATGCCGACATGATGCAGGCGCAGCTGATGGCCAAGGCCGTGCACCGCGACATCCACAAGATGCGCGCCTTCGTGCGCTTCACCCGTGTCATGGGCGACGACGGGCTCGAGCGCCACGTCGCCTGGTTCGAGCCCGACCACCACATCGTCGAGGCCAACGCGCCGTTCTTCGCGCGCCGCTTCGCGCAGATGCGCTGGGCCATCCTCACGCCCGAGCGTTGTGTCGAATGGAACGGCGAGGCGCTGGCTTTCCGCGACGGCGCCGACCGCCGCGAGAAGCCGCCGCCCGACGCGGGCGAGCAGCTCTGGCTCACTTACTACGAGCACATCTTCAACCCCGCGCGCCTGAAGGTCGCGATGATGCGGCGCGAGATGCCGCGCCGTTACTGGCACAACCTGCCCGAGGCCGCGCTGATCCAGCCGCTCACGGACGCGGCCGAGGCGCGCAGCCAATCGATGATCGATGCGCCACCGACGGCGGCGCGGCGCATCCGCGCGCCCATTGCGCTGCATGTGCGGCCGGCCGAGGGCGTGGCGCCTGCCGACCTGGGCGAGTTGCGCGCGGCAGCGCACGCCTGCCGCGCTTGCCCCATCGGCGCGCTCGCCACGCAGGCCGTGTGCGGCGAGGGGCCGCTGGCGCCGCAACACATGCTCGTCGGCGAACAACCCGGCGACCAGGAAGACCTCATGGGCCGCCCTTTCGTCGGCCCGGCCGGCCAGTTGCTCGACCGCGCGATGGCGCAACTGGGCTGGGCGCGCGACAGCGTGTACCTCGCCAACGCCGTCAAGCATTTCAAGTACGAGCTGCGCGGCAAGCGCCGCATCCACAAGACCGCGGCGCAGCGCGAAGCCGACGCCTGCGCGCACTGGCTCGACAGCGAGATATCGCTCGTGAGGCCTGAAGGACTGGTGGCGCTAGGCGCCACGGCGGCGCGTGCCTTGCTGGGCCGGCCGGTGGCGGTGCAGGCCGAGCGCGGGGCGTGGCTGCACGAGCGCAGCGACGGCAGACCGGTGTTCGTCACCCTGCATCCTTCCGCGCTGCTGAGGCTCGCGGACGGGGAGCGCGTCGCGGCTTATGCCCGCTGGCTGGACGACCTCGAACGCGCGCGCGGCACGGTTTCTGCTGCAATCGCGGCATGAATGCCGAATCGCCCCTTGCAGCGCCGCTCGTTGCGCAACCGCTCACATCCACGGCCTTTGCGCCCTTCGGCACGGTGATCGAGGCTCCGACCGGCGAAGGCCGCCCGATCAACGGCGGCAACGCACGGCGCTTCGACCTGCTCGGCGATCTGCAACTCGATGCCGACGGCGGCCGGCCGATGCTCGCGCTGTTCCGCGCGCAGGCGCGAAGCTTTCCGCACGAGGTCACGGAGATGGAGCGGCATGCGCTCGGCAGCCAGGCTTTCGTTCCGCTGGGCGAGCGGCGCTTCGTGATCGTGGTGGCGCGCGCGGGCGATGCGCCGGTGTCGCACCGCGATCTCGCGGCCTTCGTGACCGATGGGCATCAAGGCGTGGTGCTCGCGCCCGGCACCTGGCACCACGCACTGCTCGCGGTCGATGTGGGGGACTTCGTGGTGATCGAGCGGGCGGCGGCTGCGGTCGACTGCGATGTCTGCTGGCTGCAGGAGCCGCTGCGCGTCGTGGCTGCCGCGTCGCGCTGATCAGACAGGGCGCAGCTGGTCCGCGAGCGAGCGCGTCTTCTCGGTGACCGTGCTGCCGGTGTGCAGCGTGGTCTTGCGCTCGATGAGCATCAGGTGGCATTCCTCCTCGGCGACCGGGTTGTGCCGCACGCCCTTGGGCACGACGAACATCTCGCCCTCACCGAGCTCGACGGGGCCGGCTTCCATCTCGATGCGCAAACGGCCCTTGAGCACCATGAACAACTCGTCTTCGTTGTCATGGCTGTGCCAGGCGAGCGAGCCGTGGACCTTGGCGACCTTGATGTAGGCGTCGTCGACTTCTGCGACGACGCGCGGCGACCAGAACTCGGTGAGCGAGGCGGCGATTTCCTTGGGGGTGCTGACCTGGTGGGTGTTCGACATGAGGCTTCTGTGCAGGACGTGGGAGTGGCAGCCTACCCCAGGCCGCACGATCTCGCACGCCCTCGCACGCCCTCGCACTAACCCGCGATGCGCTCGGCCAGCGCGATCAGCGACCGGTCCGACCCCGCCGGCCCCAGCAGCGAAATGCCCAGCGGCGCGCCATCGCGCGTGGCGAGCGGCATCGAGAGCTGCGGAAACCCCGCCAGCCCCGCGATGCACAAGAGGCGGATCGCGCGGTTGCGGTAATCCTCCATCGACGCCTCGCTGTCGCTGCGCAGCGGCGCGATGTCGGGCATGGTCGGCATCAGCAGCACGCCGTCGGTGCCCAGCAGGTTGGCCAGGTGCGCGCGGAACGCGGTGCGGAAAACCCGCGCGGTCGCCACCTGCGCATCGGTCACATCGCGCGACCACGCAAAGCGCTCGGCCACGCCGGGGCCGAGCGGCGGCGCGTAGCGCTCGATCAGCGGGCCGTCGGTGAGCCAGGCTTCGCGCGACTGCAGGTAGCGGAAGTGCCAGTACATCGCGTCGAAGGATTCCATCGCGACGGTCGTGCCCTTTGCCGGGCCGAGCAGGCTTTGCACGCGATCGGCCGCGTCTTGCAGCGCTTCGGCCGCGGCAGGCACGGCGAGCGCCCAGACATCGTCGGGCCGCAGCAGTCGCACACGTTCGGGCAAGGCCTGCGCATCCGCGCCGAGCAGCACATCGGCCACACGCGCGAAGGTGCCGATGTCGCGCGCGAACCAGCCGCAGGTGTCGAAGCTGGGCGCGAGGTCGAGCGCGCCTTCCAGGCTCACGCGGCCGTGCGTCGGGCGCAGGCCGTAGAGGCCGCAGTGGTTGGCCGGCGCGCGCACCGAGCCGCCGGTGTCGGTGCCGAGCGCAAAGTCGCACAGATTCGAGGACACGGCCGAGGCCGACCCCGACGACGAGCCGCCCGTGATGCGCAGCGGCGCGCCGCCGTTGGCCGGTGCGCCGAAGTGCGCGTTGTTGCCGTTCATCGAGAACGCGAGTTCGTCGGTCACGGTCTTGCCCGCGAAGCGCGCACCGGCATCGAGCAGCTTCTGCACCGTGGGCGCGGTGCGGGTCTTGATGCCCGACATCGCCAGCACGATCGGGTTGCCGCCGCCGGTCGGATAGCCGGCCACGTCGAACAGGTCCTTGGCGGCAAAGCTCAGGTCCGACAGCGGGCCGGTGCCGGCGCGCGCCACCGGCGCATCGGGGTACGGAACGAAGGCGTGGGCAGGGTCGTGCAATGGCATGGCAATGAGAGGCGTGAAGGAGGAAGACTCAGGCGACCAGCACGGGTGCAATGGCTGCGGCCGCCTCCGTGTGGATGCAGCGTACACGGTGATTCGGTGCCAGTTCAATCACCGGCGGTTGTGCGGCGCGGCACGCATCGCTCGCGAGCGCGCAGCGCTCGGCAAAGGAGCAGCCGGGCGGCAGCGCCGAAAGATCGGGCGGCGCACCGCCGATGGTCTCCAGCCGCGTGCCACGCGCGAGCGCCCCGTGCGCGCGGCTCTTGAGTAGCGCGATGGTGTACGGATGGCGCGGCGAGCGGATCAGCTCGCGCGCCGTGCCTTCCTCGACGATGCGCCCCGCATACATCACCGCGATGCGGTCGGCCACCTCGACGGCCGCGCCGATGTCGTGCGTGACGAAGATCACCGAGAGGCCGAGGTCGCGCTGCAGCTCGCGCAGCAGCAACAGGATCTGGATCTGCACCGTGGCGTCGAGCGCCGTGGTCGGCTCGTCGGCCAGCAGCAGTTGCGGCTTGCAGGCGAGGGCGAGCGCGATCATGGCGCGCTGGCGCATGCCACCCGACATCTCGTGCGGATAGGCCTGCAGGCGCCGTTCGGGGCTCGGAATGCGCACGCGCTCGAACAGCGCCAGCGCGCGCTGCTGCGCCTCGGCCTGGCTCACGGACTCGTGGCGGCGGATCGACTCGACGATCTGCGCGCCCACCGAGTACACCGGGTCGAGCGCGAGCAGCGGCTCCTGGAAGATCATCGAGGCGACCTTGCCGCGGAAGTCCGCGAGCTCGCGCTGCGGCATCGCAAGCACGTCGCGGCCCGCCACTTCCACCTGCCCGCCCATGCGGGTGCGGCGCTCGGGGTGCAGGCGCAGCAGCGTGCGCAGGGTCACGCTCTTGCCCGAGCCCGACTCCCCGATCAGCGCGACCACCTCGCCGCGCTGCACTTCGAGGCTCACGCCGCTGACCGCGTGCACGGGCTTGCGGCCGCCGCTGAAAGTGACGCTGAGGTCGCGCAGCCGGACCATGGGGCCGGTGGCGGCGGTTTCTGCTGCTGTTGTCGCTGTTGTCGCTGTTGTCGCTGTTGTCGCTGTTGCGCTCATGCGGCCTGCCTCTGCAAGAAGGGTTGCGGCTGCGCCATCGGATGCCCGCTGCCTGGCTCGTGCACCAGGCAGCTCACCGCATGCTGCGAATCCGTCGCGATGCGCTCGGGCACGATCTGGCTGCACACGGGCGCCGCGATGGAGCAGCGCGGATGGAAGCGGCAGCCCGTCGGCGGGTTGATCGGGTTCGGCGGATCGCCCGCGAGCGCCGCCACCTCGGTGCGGTGGTCCGGGTCCATCGATGGCATCGAGGACAGCAGCGCGCGCGTGTACGGGTGCGCGGGCGTCTCGTACAGCGCATCGGCCGGACCGATCTCGGCCACTTGACCGAGGTACATCACCATCACGCGGTCGCTCACATAGCGCACCACGTTGAGGTCGTGGCTGATGAAGACGTAGGTCAGGCCGAACTCGGTCTTCAGGTCGAGCAGCAGGTTGATGACCTGCGCCTCCACCGACTTGTCGAGCGCCGACACGGCTTCGTCGAGGATCACCATGCGCGGCTGCAATGCGAGCGCCCGCGCGATGTTCACGCGCTGCCGCTGGCCCCCGGAGAGTTCATGCGGATAGCGCTCGGCAAAGCGCTGCGGCGCGAGGCCCACGCGCGCCAGCAGGTCGCGCGCCCGTGCCACCGATTCGCGCCGCGACACGCCATGCACCTGCGGCCCGAAGGCGACCGAATCCTCGATCGTGAGGCGCGGATTGAGCGAGGCGTAGCTGTCCTGGAACACCATCTGCACCTGACGGCGGAATTCCTTCAGCGGCAGGTCGCGGCCGCCGACTTCACGGCCGTCGAAGATCACCTCGCCGCGCGTCGGTTCGATGAGCTGCATCAGGAGGCGCGCGGTGGTCGACTTGCCGCAGCCCGATTCGCCGACCACGCCGAGGGTCTCGCCCTTCATCACTTCGAAGTCCACGCCATCCACGGCGCGCACCACGCCGCCGCCACGGCCCAGCGGGTCTTTCTTGAGCGGGAAGTGCTTGACCAGGCCCGAGATGGTGAGAAGCGGCTGCGCGGGGCCGCCGATGTCTTTCAGTGCTTCCATGGCTTCAGCCCTTGTTGTCCATCGCCGAACGCAGGCCGTCGGACAGGAGGTTGAAGGAAATCGAGGTGATGAAGATCATCGCCCCCGGCAGTGCGGCAACCCACGGCTGCACGTAGATCGCGGTGCGCAGCGTGTTGAGCATCAGGCCCCACTCGGGTTCGGGCGGCTTCACGCCCAGGCCGAGGAACGAGAGGCCCGAGGCCAGGATCATCGACACCGCGATGAGGCTGGTGGCGTAGACGAAGATCGGCCCGAGCACATTGCCCAGCACATGCACTCGCACGATGGTGAAGGGGCTGGCGCCCGAGGCGCGCGCCGCTTCCACGTAGTCGCGGGTGCGCACCTGTGTGGTCACGCTCTCGGCCACGCGCGCAATCTGCGGAATGAAGACGATGGTCAGCGAGATCAGCGAATTGACCACGCCCGCGCCCAGCGTGCCCGAGAGCGCGATGGCCAGCAGCACCGACGGGAACGCGTAGAACACGTCGATGGTGCGCATGATCAGCGTGTTGGCGATGCCGCCCGCGTAGCCCGCGACGATGCCGATCACCGTGCCCAGCACGAAGGCGCAAAGCACTGGCGTGATGCCGATGAAGAGCGACAGCCGCGCGCCGACGATCAGCCGCGAGAGCATGTCGCGGCCCAGCTCGTCGCTGCCGAAGGGCAGGCCCTCGGTGCCGATGGGCTTGAGCCGCTTGAGCATGGATGACTGGTACGGATCGGACGGCGCGAGCCACGGGCCGAACACCGCGATCGCGATCAGCAGCAGCACGACGATGGCGGCGCCCACGGCCACCGGATCACGACGAAAGCGCAGCCAGACGGAGGCCCAGTAGCCGCGCGAGCGTTGCGCCGGCAGCGGTTCGACGGCGGCGGCGGTGGGAGAAGAAGCGAGCACGGTGGACATGGCTTGGCGGTTCTCTTCCTTCAGGCGCGCGCGATGCGCGGATCGAGCAAGGTCTGCAGCACGTCGACCAGCAGGTTGAGCACCACGAAGAACATCGCCAGCACCAGGATCGTTCCCTGCAGCAGCGGCAGGTCGCGCTGGAAGATCGCGGAGTTCAACAGGAAGCCGGTGCCGGGCCAGGAGAACACGGTCTCGATCAGGATCGAGCCGCCGAGCAGGTAGCCCAATTGCAGGCCCATCACGGCCAGTGCCGTGGGCGCGGCGTTCTTCACCATGTGGCGGAACACGCCGAAGTGCGTGAGGCCCTTGGCGCGCAGTCCGACGATGAACTCCTGGTCGAGGATGTCAGCCACCAGCGCACGCACCGTGCGCGCGATGATGCCCATCGGGATCACCGACATCGTAAGCGCCGGCAGCAGCAGGAACTGCAGGTGCTCCCAGTTCCAGGCCCAGTCGTCCGAGCCGCTCGGGCCGGCGCCCGTGGCGGGCAGCCACATGAGCTGCGACGAGAACACGATCACCATCACCATGCCCAGCCAGTAGTGCGGCACGCTCACGCCGAGCACCGAGAACATCGAGGCGAGCCTGTCGATCCACGAGTTGCGGAAATAGCCCGCCACGAAGCCGAAGAGGCACCCCAGCACGAAGCCGATGAAGGTGGCCATCACCGCCAGCCGCAGCGTGTTGCCCACGGCGGTGAACACCTCGCCGGCCACCGCGCGATTGCTCGCGATGGACACGCCCAGGTCGCCGTGCAGCGCGCGCCAGACCCACATGCCGAACTGCTCGGGCAGCGAGCGGTTGAAGCCGTAGAGCTCGCGCAGCTGCGCCTGCAGGTCCGCGGAAGCGTCGGGCGGCAGGATCGACACCAGCGGATCGCCGGGTGCGATGTGCACGAGCAGGAAGCACACGAGGGCCACGCCGATCATGATCGGCACGGCGTAGATCACGCGGCGCAGGAGGTAGGTGAGCATCGTGGGTTCTGGCTTGCAATAGATAAGAACCGTTCGGGCTGAGCTTGTCGAAGCCTCGCGCGGCGCTTCGACCCTTCGACAGGCTCAGGACAGGCCAAGCTCAGCGTGAACGGTTTGGGTTTCATCTCCTTGAACGTATCTTGGGCATCAGTCCATCGTCATGGTCGCGATGTCGATGAACCAGCTCTTGGGCTGCACCACGTTCTTCACCTTGGCCGACATGGCGCGCGGACCCACGTCGTGCGCGATCCACACGAAGGGTGCGTCGTCCACGATGTGGGTGTGCAGCTTCGCGAGCGCGGCGTCGCGCGCCTTGTCGTCGAAGCTGGTGCGCGCATCGGCCACCAGCTTGTCGACCTCGGCGTTGCCGTAGTAGCCCCAG
This region includes:
- a CDS encoding putative DNA modification/repair radical SAM protein, which translates into the protein MDIQRKLAILADAAKYDASCASSGSQPRDSLGGRGIGSTEGAGICHSYAPDGRCISLLKVLLTNHCQYDCLYCVNRASSNVPRARFRVEEVVQLTLDFYRRNCIEGLFLSSGIIKSPDHTMEQVVEVARQLREDHDFRGYIHLKTIPDASDELIARAGRYADRLSINVEMPTTEGLQALAPEKDESAIRRSMARLRLRIDDTREEARRVVPIRALPGAAPTAAKPPPFAPAGQSTQMIVGADATDDRHILAASATLYGAYKLKRVYYSAFSPIPDAARALPLVAPPLMREHRLYQADWLMRFYGFEHQEIVAAPDGLLRLDVDPKMAWALAHAERFPVDLNHAPREMLLRVPGLGVKAVERLLQARRVRRVRADDLRRLHVPARKVLPFVVADGHRPAAGAMAAAVPAPAAQPTQAALF
- a CDS encoding UdgX family uracil-DNA binding protein (This protein belongs to the uracil DNA glycosylase superfamily, members of which act in excision repair of DNA. However, it belongs more specifically to UdgX branch, whose founding member was found to bind uracil in DNA (where it does not belong), without cleaving it, appears to promote DNA repair by a pathway involving RecA, rather than base excision.) yields the protein MHVRLDNPIDLDAFRHHARQLLAGGVPPEQVEWNGERVAGLFDETNDAAPTPLIAGAPHAVPAAFVALCGDVILHRDPQRFALMYRLLWRLAHEPSLRHDPLDADMMQAQLMAKAVHRDIHKMRAFVRFTRVMGDDGLERHVAWFEPDHHIVEANAPFFARRFAQMRWAILTPERCVEWNGEALAFRDGADRREKPPPDAGEQLWLTYYEHIFNPARLKVAMMRREMPRRYWHNLPEAALIQPLTDAAEARSQSMIDAPPTAARRIRAPIALHVRPAEGVAPADLGELRAAAHACRACPIGALATQAVCGEGPLAPQHMLVGEQPGDQEDLMGRPFVGPAGQLLDRAMAQLGWARDSVYLANAVKHFKYELRGKRRIHKTAAQREADACAHWLDSEISLVRPEGLVALGATAARALLGRPVAVQAERGAWLHERSDGRPVFVTLHPSALLRLADGERVAAYARWLDDLERARGTVSAAIAA
- a CDS encoding ureidoglycolate lyase; protein product: MNAESPLAAPLVAQPLTSTAFAPFGTVIEAPTGEGRPINGGNARRFDLLGDLQLDADGGRPMLALFRAQARSFPHEVTEMERHALGSQAFVPLGERRFVIVVARAGDAPVSHRDLAAFVTDGHQGVVLAPGTWHHALLAVDVGDFVVIERAAAAVDCDVCWLQEPLRVVAAASR
- a CDS encoding cupin domain-containing protein, which gives rise to MSNTHQVSTPKEIAASLTEFWSPRVVAEVDDAYIKVAKVHGSLAWHSHDNEDELFMVLKGRLRIEMEAGPVELGEGEMFVVPKGVRHNPVAEEECHLMLIERKTTLHTGSTVTEKTRSLADQLRPV
- a CDS encoding amidase, producing MPLHDPAHAFVPYPDAPVARAGTGPLSDLSFAAKDLFDVAGYPTGGGNPIVLAMSGIKTRTAPTVQKLLDAGARFAGKTVTDELAFSMNGNNAHFGAPANGGAPLRITGGSSSGSASAVSSNLCDFALGTDTGGSVRAPANHCGLYGLRPTHGRVSLEGALDLAPSFDTCGWFARDIGTFARVADVLLGADAQALPERVRLLRPDDVWALAVPAAAEALQDAADRVQSLLGPAKGTTVAMESFDAMYWHFRYLQSREAWLTDGPLIERYAPPLGPGVAERFAWSRDVTDAQVATARVFRTAFRAHLANLLGTDGVLLMPTMPDIAPLRSDSEASMEDYRNRAIRLLCIAGLAGFPQLSMPLATRDGAPLGISLLGPAGSDRSLIALAERIAG
- a CDS encoding ABC transporter ATP-binding protein produces the protein MVRLRDLSVTFSGGRKPVHAVSGVSLEVQRGEVVALIGESGSGKSVTLRTLLRLHPERRTRMGGQVEVAGRDVLAMPQRELADFRGKVASMIFQEPLLALDPVYSVGAQIVESIRRHESVSQAEAQQRALALFERVRIPSPERRLQAYPHEMSGGMRQRAMIALALACKPQLLLADEPTTALDATVQIQILLLLRELQRDLGLSVIFVTHDIGAAVEVADRIAVMYAGRIVEEGTARELIRSPRHPYTIALLKSRAHGALARGTRLETIGGAPPDLSALPPGCSFAERCALASDACRAAQPPVIELAPNHRVRCIHTEAAAAIAPVLVA
- a CDS encoding ABC transporter ATP-binding protein, with amino-acid sequence MEALKDIGGPAQPLLTISGLVKHFPLKKDPLGRGGGVVRAVDGVDFEVMKGETLGVVGESGCGKSTTARLLMQLIEPTRGEVIFDGREVGGRDLPLKEFRRQVQMVFQDSYASLNPRLTIEDSVAFGPQVHGVSRRESVARARDLLARVGLAPQRFAERYPHELSGGQRQRVNIARALALQPRMVILDEAVSALDKSVEAQVINLLLDLKTEFGLTYVFISHDLNVVRYVSDRVMVMYLGQVAEIGPADALYETPAHPYTRALLSSMPSMDPDHRTEVAALAGDPPNPINPPTGCRFHPRCSIAAPVCSQIVPERIATDSQHAVSCLVHEPGSGHPMAQPQPFLQRQAA
- a CDS encoding ABC transporter permease; translation: MSTVLASSPTAAAVEPLPAQRSRGYWASVWLRFRRDPVAVGAAIVVLLLIAIAVFGPWLAPSDPYQSSMLKRLKPIGTEGLPFGSDELGRDMLSRLIVGARLSLFIGITPVLCAFVLGTVIGIVAGYAGGIANTLIMRTIDVFYAFPSVLLAIALSGTLGAGVVNSLISLTIVFIPQIARVAESVTTQVRTRDYVEAARASGASPFTIVRVHVLGNVLGPIFVYATSLIAVSMILASGLSFLGLGVKPPEPEWGLMLNTLRTAIYVQPWVAALPGAMIFITSISFNLLSDGLRSAMDNKG
- a CDS encoding ABC transporter permease codes for the protein MLTYLLRRVIYAVPIMIGVALVCFLLVHIAPGDPLVSILPPDASADLQAQLRELYGFNRSLPEQFGMWVWRALHGDLGVSIASNRAVAGEVFTAVGNTLRLAVMATFIGFVLGCLFGFVAGYFRNSWIDRLASMFSVLGVSVPHYWLGMVMVIVFSSQLMWLPATGAGPSGSDDWAWNWEHLQFLLLPALTMSVIPMGIIARTVRALVADILDQEFIVGLRAKGLTHFGVFRHMVKNAAPTALAVMGLQLGYLLGGSILIETVFSWPGTGFLLNSAIFQRDLPLLQGTILVLAMFFVVLNLLVDVLQTLLDPRIARA